The stretch of DNA AAAAATTTAACTCTATTTACTTCATATTGTATTTAATTTAATTTAGATATAATCGCACAAAATTAGAAAAACTTCACTCAATAAATAGGATAATCATGTCGAAACAATTATTACAAAAACAAGCAGATACAATCAGATTTTTAGCAGCTGATATGGTACAACAAGCAAATTCAGGACATCCTGGAGCTCCAATGGGATTAGCTGATATTGCAACAGTATTAAGTAAACATTTAAATGTAAATCCAGCTGATGAAAAATGGCTAAATAGAGATAGATTAGTATTTTCAGGTGGTCATGCAACTGGATTAGTTTACTCTTTATTACATCTTTGGGGATTTGATGTATCTGTAAATGATATGAAAAACTTTAGACAAACTCACTCGAAAACTCCAGGACATCCAGAATATGGTCATACTCATGGTATTGAAATTACAACTGGACCTTTAGGGCAAGGTATTGCAAATGCTGTTGGTTTTGCCTCGGCTGCAAAATATGCTCAAAATATTTTAGGGAAAGAAGTTATTAATCATAAAGTTTATTGTTTATGTGGAGATGGAGATTTACAAGAGGGAATTTCTTATGAAGCAACTTCAACAGCAGGTCACCTAAAACTTGATAATCTTGTAATTATTTATGATTCAAATAATATTACTATTGAAGGTGAAGCTACAATTGCATGGAGTGAAAATGTTAAAAAAAGATTCCAAGCTATTGATTTTGAAGTTATTGAAATAGATGGACATAATTTTGAGCAAATTGATAAAGCTCTAGTTGCTGCAAAAACATCAACTATGCCTGTTTTAATTATTGCAAAAACAGCAATCGCTAAAGGTGCAGTAACAATGGAAGGAAGTCATCATTCTCATGGAGCTCCATTAGGTGAAGATGAAATTGCAAAATCAAAAGAAAAAGCTGGATTTAATCCTGAAGAAAAATTCTTTGTACCAGCTGATGTAAAAGGTGCTTTTGATAAATTAATAGTGGGTTCTATTGCTCAAAACAACTGGAATGATTCTTTGAGTAGTGAAGCAAAAGCAAAAATTGCTGAACTACAAAATCCAAATTTTGATGCAGTTGAATATCCAACTTTTGAAGCTGATTCAAGTGTTGCGACAAGAGATTCAAACCACAAAATTTTAAATGCAATTGCAAAAGCAATACCAGGATTTTTAGGTGGAAGTGCTGACTTAGCTCCATCAAATAAAACAGAATTAATGGGAATGGGTGATTTCCCAAATGGAAGAAATATTCACTTTGGAATTAAAGAACACGCAATGGCAGCAATGGCAAATGCTATGAACTTATATGGTTTATTTAGAGTTTATTCTGCTACATTTTTTGTTTTCTCTGATTATTTAAAACCAAGTGCAAGAATAGCTGCACTGGCTTCTATTCCTCAACACTTTGTTTGGACACACGATTCTATTGGAGTTGGAGAAGATGGACCAACTCACCAACCAATTGAGCATTTAACACAATTTAGAGCATTACCAAATTTCTATACATTCAGACCAGCAGATGCAAGTGAAAATGTAGAGTCTTGGAAAGTTGCTTTAAAAATGAAAGCACCAACTGCATTTGTTTGCTCAAGACAAGGTTTAAAAGTATTAAAAGATGAAAGAGCATTTGGAACAGTTGCAAATGGAGCTTATTTACTTAAAAAAAGAGATAATGCAAACATTACTATTATGGCATCTGGTTCTGAGTTAATGTTAGCTTTACAAACGTCTTGTGAGTTAGAAAAAGAAGGAATTATTGCAAATGTAGTTTCAGTTCCTTGTTATGATTTATTTGTTGAACAAGAACAATCTTACATTGACCAAGTAATTGATAAAAACACAAGAGTTTATGCAGTTGAAGCAGCAAGAGGTTTAGAATATTATAAATTTGCTGATGTTGTATTTGGAATGGATACATTTGGAGCTTCAGGACCTGCAAATGATTTATTCGAAGAGTTTGGATTTACAATTCCAAAACTAAAAGCTAAAATCGTAGCTGACTTCAAAAAATAACACTTTTTTTAATAGATGAGATTTTCTCATCTATTAACTTCTTAATTATCATAAAACTAATTTCAAAATATCATCTTTTTTTTATTTTAACTCTCTATAATATAAATAATAAATATCTAAGGAGCAAATTTATGGCAATTGGATTTATAGGATTAGGAAATTTAGGAACTGCAATAACAATAAGACTTTCACAACTTGGTGAAACATTAGTAGTTTATAATAGAAATATAGAAAAAATAAAAGATTTAGGTTATGAAATAGTTTCATCTCCAAAAGAGATTCTTCAAAAATGTGATGTAATTTTTTTATGTTTATTTGATAGCGAAGCTGTAAAACAAATTTTAACAGCTAATAATGGACTTTTATGTGAAGAGTTAAAAGGAAAAACAATTATTGATTTAACTACAAATCATTATGAAGAGGTTTTAGAATTTCACAAATTAGTTAATGATATAGGTGGAAATTATCTTGAAAATCCAGTTTTTGGTTCAGTTGCACCAGCACTTAAAGGTGAATTAACGGTTGTAAGTTCTGGAAAAACAGAAGTTTTTGAAGCTATGAAACCAATTTTAGAAAAAATTGCAAAAGAGATTTTTCATCTTCCCGTTCCTTCAAGTGCTACAAAAATGAAACTTATTAATAATCTTTGTTTAGGTTCATTTATGGCAACACTTGCAGAGTGTACGGCATTGGCTGAGAGTTGTGAAATTCCTAAAGCAAAAGCTTTGGAAATTTTAGGAGTTGGTGGTGGTCAATCACTTGTTTTAAAAGCAAAAACTCAAAAACTAATAGATGAAGATTTTTCTGCACATTTTTCAAATAATGCAATAAATAAAGATTTGCATCTTTTACAAGATTTAGCATATAATCTAAAATTACCACTTTATAGTGCGTGTCTCCCAAAAGAGCTGTTTTCTAAAATGAAGATGATGGGAAAAGGTGAAGAGGATTTCTCTTCGATTTATCAATTATTCAAAAATAATTAAAGGATAAAAAATGCCACATTTACAGTTTGAAATAAATAAAAAAGTATCAAATGAATCTAAAGAAATTTTTGTAAATGAGATAAGAGAAACTTTTAGTGAAGTTATGGATACAGGAACTGACCATATTGCTGTTAGTTTAAGAGAGTATGATAAATATAACCTTACTATTGGAAGAGCTGATATTAATGATGATATTTGTTTGATGAATCTTGATATTAGAGAAGGGAGAACAATTGAAAAAAGAAGAGAGTTGGCTTTAAAATATATGGAGATTGTAAAACACAATTTTGGAATAGAGACTAAAAATCAATATATAACTTTTACAGAACATAAGGGTGAAGATTTTCATTTGGTTGAAAAATATTTAGCTACTTGGACAAGTGGAGAAGATCCACTTGCATAAAATAGAAGAATTCGATTTTAGAGTTGCAAAAACTGAAGATATACCAGTTTTATGTGAACTTCTTTGGGAACTTTTTTCCCAAGAAGTTGAGTTTACTCCAAACAAAAAAAGCCAAGAAAAAGCTTTAAAAAAAATCATAGAAGATGAAAATATCGGCGATATTTTTGTAGCAGTTAAAAAAAATAAAGTTATTGCAATGGTAAATATTTTATATACTATTTCAACAGCTTTAGGTGAAAAAGTTGCAATTTTAGAAGATATGGTTGTTTTTAAAGAGTTTAAAAACCAAAAAATTGGTTCAAATTTGATAGAATTCACTTTAGATTATTTGAAAAAAAACTCGTTTAAAAGAGTTACATTATTAACCGATAGTGATAATTTTAATGCTCACAATTTTTACAAAAAACATAAATTTACAAAATCAAATATGATTGTTTTTCGAAAATCTTTATAATTTTTATTCAATCATTTTAAAAGGAAAAAGCCCATGTTAAAAGGGATTATTATTTTATTGTTATTTCAATTTATAGGAGAATGTATAGCCAAATTTTTTGTGCTTTTAGTTCCAGGACCTGTAATTGGAATGCTTTTACTCTTAGCTTTTTTATTAATAAGAAAAGGAAGTTTTATAAGTCTTGATAATGCAGTTTCTTTGCATTTAAGATATTTACCACTTTTATTTATTCCAGCGGCAATGGGAATAATTACTCAAATTGATATTATTACAAAAGAATTTTGGGCAATAGCAATTGCATTATTTGTTGGAACTTTAGTTGCTTTAATATTTGCTGCTAAATTTATGGATTTTCTTACAACAAAGGCAGAAAAAAATGAATTATGAGGCATTAATATCTTATATACATTCAACTCCACTTACTTGGCTGATTGCTACATTGGCAGCTTTTAAATTAGGAATAATTATTTATGAAAGATGTAATAAACACACTTTATTACAACCAATAATCATAGCTTATGTGATTCTTTTAAGTTTAATAATTTTCACAAATACCTCTTTTGAAGAGTATTTTAAAAGTGTAGAAATTATTCATTTCTTTTTAGGTCCTGCAACTGTTGCCTTGGCATTGCCTTTATATAAAAATCTAAAATATATAAAATCACTTTTTCTGCCAATAGTTCTTACTTTGTTTATTGCAGGTGTTTTCTCAATAGCAATTGCTGTTACATTACTTTGGATTTTTGGAGCTGATTTACCAACGATTTTATCAATGACAACAAAATCAATTACAGCACCAATTGCAATTATAACTTCACAACAAATCGGTGGAATTCCATCTTTAGCTGTTGGTTTTGTATTAATAACAGGAATAATCGGAGCTTTATTTGGAACCATTGTTTTTAAACTTGTAAATATAAAACACGACACTTCAAAAGGTTTTGCACTTGGACTTGTTTCTCATGGAATTGGAACTGCCAGAGCTATTGAAATAAGTGAAAAAGCAGCAGCTTTTGGTGCACTTGCTATGGGACTTAGTGGAATATTCACAGCTATTTTTCTTCCTATGATAATCACTTTTTTTAAGTGATTATCAAAAAATCTCTTATTTTTAATTTAATATATCAACATATCTTGATATATTAAATTTATTCTGTTATACTTCAAAAAAATTTAGGAAAGCAAATGGATATCTTTTTAAAAACAGTTAGTGCTTTAAATGATGAAACAAGAATAAAAATACTTAAATTTATAAATATTTATGGAAAATGTTGTGTTTGCGATTTGGAAAATTCATTTGAAATGATTCAATCAAGACTTTCACGACACCTAAAAATTTTAAAAGAAGCTGGTTTTTTAAAACTTGAAAGAGAAGGAAGATGGGCTTATTATAGCATTCGTTCACCCTTAGATGAGTTTAGACTTTCTTGTATAAAAGAGATAGAAACTCTTCAAATAGAATTACCAAATCTAAAAAAAGCTTGTGAAACAAAGGAAAATGATTGAAAGAGACACTTTTTGTATATGGAACTTTGATGCCAAATTGTCCAAATGGACATGTTTTAGAAAACATTGTAGGAAAATTTGTACCAGCAACAGTAAAAGGAAATCTAATAGATGCAGGTTGGAGTGCTAGTATGGGTTATCCTGGAATTAAACTAAATGAAAATGGAGATACTGTTCATGGATTTTTATTTTATTCAGACAATCTTATAAATCATTGGGAGTTTTTAGATGAGTTTGAAGGAGCAGAATTTGAAAGATTTCCTGTTACGGTTGAAAGATTTGATGAGTTTGAAGTGGATACTTTTGTTTATGTTTTAAAAGCAAGTGTTGAAGAGTTAAAAGAGGACATTTTATGATAGTTGCAAGTTTAATTTTTATTGTTACTTTAATCTTTGTAATATGGCAACCTCGTGGTTTACAAATAGGAACAACAGCTGTTATTGGAGCTATTGTTGCTTTACTTGTTGGGGTTGTAAGTTTTTCTGATGTGATGATAGTGACAAATATAGTTTGGGATGCAACTTTAGCATTTATTGGAATTATTATTTTATCTATGGTTTTAGATGAAATTGGATTTTTTGAATGGGCTGCTTTAAAAATGGCAAAGTTTTCAAATGGAAATGGAATGTTAATGTTTATTTATTCTATTTTGCTAGGTGCTTTTGTTTCGGCACTTTTTGCAAATGATGGAGCAGCACTTATTTTAACTCCAATTTTACTTGCAAAAATGAGAATCTTACAATTAAATATGAAAACAATAGTTGCTTTTTTACTTGCAGGTGGATTTATAAGTGATAGTGCATCGCTTCCTTTTGTATTTTCAAACCTTACAAATATCGTAACAGCAAATTATTTTAGTATTGGATTTATGGAATATTTTTTAAATATGATTGTTCCATTTATTGTAAGTGTTCTTGTTTCAGTAGGATTTTTATGGTTACTTTTACGAAAAGATATTCCTAAAGTTGTTGATATAACTTTGTTAAAAGAGCCAAAAAGTGTTATTAAAAATATGAATTTATTTTATTTCTCTTGGTTCTTTTTAGGCTTCTTATTATGTGCATATTTTTTAGGTGATGCTTATGATTTACCTATTTCAATTTTTGCTTTAGGTGGAGCAATTGTTTTTTTAATAATTGCCTCACTTTCAAAAACAGTAAAAGCAAGACACATTATAAAAGATGCTCCTTGGCAAGTTGTTTGGTTTAGTATTGGACTTTATATTGTGGTTTATGGACTTAAAAATGCTGGTTTGACGGATTATTTAACGATTGTTTTAAAAGATTTAGCTTTAAGAGGTGACACAATTGCAATTATTGGAACAGGATTTATTGCAGCATTTTTAAGTGCTATTATGAACAATATGCCAACGGTTATGATTATGGATATTGCCCTTCATGATATACCAAATCAAGCTTTAGCTTATGCAAATATTATAGGGTGTAACCTTGGACCAAAAATGACACCATTTGGTAGTTTAGCTACTTTATTATGGCTTCATGTTTTAGCAAAAAAAGGTGTGAAAATAGGCTTTTGGGAATACAGCAAATTTGGGCTTATTATTACGCCACCGGTTTTACTATTAGTGCTTTTAGCGGTTTAGAAATGACAAAAATAAATTTGTCAAAAATATTGACAAAATATTTTTTGTCAGAATTAAAGTGTTACAATAGAGTATTAAATTATTTTCAGATTTGAGGTTATCATGAAGCATTTTGTTTTATTTTTTATGTTTAGTTTTTTTATAGTTTTTAATATGGATGTCAATGCAAAAGTTGAGCTATCAGTAAATGAATACAAAATAGAGCAACAGCAAAAAAGTATTGATGAACTCAAAGCTGAGATAAAAGAGCTAAAAAAAGAAATTGACGATACAAAAGAAAAGAAAATTGAAAATAAAAAAGATAATGAGAGTTTAGATAAAAGGATTGGGGATATTAGTGGTAATGTTGATAGGTTTGGGATTATTGCAGGGATATTAGGTTTACTTATTACTATTGTATCAGCAATCTCTGGTTGGTTAGGTTATACAAAGGCAAAAACTGAGTCGAAAGAAGTTGCAAAAGAAGAAGCTTATAAAGTAACAGAAAATTGGATAAAAAATGAAGCGAATAAACAACTTCAAGACAAAATTAAAGAACTTGAAATAGATGCACAAGAAAAAATAGCGGAAGCTGTAAAAACTGCCAAAGATGAAATAAAACAGCAATCAGAAGCAGAAGATTTATTTTTACAAGGTAGAAGTTATCATTTAAATAAAGAATATGAAATTGCGAAAGAGTATTACAATAAAGCATTAGAAGCTGGACATATTAGTGCTTTAAATAATTTAGGTGCTTTATATTGTAAGCAAGGCAATTATGAAAAAGCAGAAAAATATTACAATAAAGCATTAGAAAGTGGTGATAATAGGGCTTTAATTAATTTTGGAAACTTATATAAAGATCAAAAAGAGTATGAAAAAGCAGAAGAGTTTTATAAAAAAGCAATAGATGCTGGATATACAGGTGCTTTAAATAATCTTGGAGTTTTATATAATGAGCAAAAAGAATATGAAAAAGCGGAAGAGTATTTTAAAAAAGCAATAGATGCTGGAATTAATGATGCTTTAAATAATCTTGGAAATTTATATTATGGGCAAAAAGAATATGAAAAAGCAGAAGATTATTATAAAAAAGCAATAGATGCTGGAAATAATAGTGCTTTAAATAATCTTAGAATTTTATATACCGAGCAAAATGAGCATACAAAACTAGAAGAACTAAATCAAAAATATAAAATTTAATTAGGAGAAAAAAAGAATTGAAAACAAAAGTTTTATTTATATGTAGTCACAATACAACAAGAAGCCAAATGGCACAAGCTTTATTATCAAAATATGGTGGAGATGATTTTGAGGTTTTAAGTGCAGGAATAAATGCAGGCGAGTTAAATCCTATGGCAGTTGAAGTTATAAGTGAAGATGAAAATATGGATATTTCATCTTACACAACAAACAATATTTTAGACTATTTCAAAGAGGGTAAACATTTTCATTATGTAATAACTGTTTGTGATGAAGCTAAAAAAGAGCCTTGTCCAATTTTCCCAAGTCTTGATGGGGTTTTACACTGGAATATTTCAAGTCCTGCTTGTAATGGAACTTATGAAGAGAAAAAAGCTAAGGTTATACAATCAAAAGATAAGTTAAAAGTAAATATTTTAAAGTTTATAGAGTTAGTGAAAAATCAACACATAAAAGCAGGATTCCCTGAATCTTGGCATGTAAATCATAATCAAAGGATAAAAAATGAGTAATTCAACAAAAAAAGTTTTAATTTTATGTACAGGAAATTCTTGTAGAAGTATTATTGCAGAAGCTTTAATTAATGCTAAATTAGAAGGAATTAGTGCAGATTCAAGTGGTGTAAAAGCAAGTGGAAGAGTAAATCCAAATGCTAAAAAGTTACTTGAAGAAAAAGGAATTTGGAAAGAAGAATACCACTCAAAAACACTTGATACTGTAATAAATAATGATTATGATTTAATTGTAACTGTTTGTGATCATGCAAATGAGACTTGTCCTATGTTTCCAAAACCAGTAGCAAAAATTCATGTTGGATTTGAAGATCCAGATGGAAAAGGTTTTGAAGCATTTGAAGCTACATATAAAGAGATAGAAGAAGTTTTACTTCCAAAAGTTGTTGAGGCTTTAAAATAGATGTTTGAGTGGTGGAATAATCTAAGTGCTATCTTAGTATTTGATATATTAGGACTTGTAAAAGGTACTAAACTTGGTGATGCAGTTCATTTTTTTGTTTTTGATACAATTAAAATATTTATTCTTTTAATAGTTATTGTATATTTAATTACATTTTTAAGAAGTTATTTTCCTCTTGAAAAAGTAAGAGTGTATTTAAGTGGGAAAAATAAAATTGTGGGACATATCTTAGCTTCAATTTTTGGAATTATAACTCCTTTTTGTTCTTGTAGTGCAATACCACTTTTTTTAGGATTTTTACAAGCAAGAATTCCTTTGGGAGTTGCATTTAGTTATTTAGTTTCAGCACCACTTAGTGACCCTGTGGTATTTGCTCTTTTAATCTCAATGTTTAGTTGGAAAATAGCTGTGCTTTATGTTGCTTTTGGAGTAATAATCTCTATTGTTGTAGGACTTGTAATTGGGGCTATGAATATGGAAAAAGAAGTTTTAAT from Arcobacter suis CECT 7833 encodes:
- a CDS encoding tautomerase family protein, producing MPHLQFEINKKVSNESKEIFVNEIRETFSEVMDTGTDHIAVSLREYDKYNLTIGRADINDDICLMNLDIREGRTIEKRRELALKYMEIVKHNFGIETKNQYITFTEHKGEDFHLVEKYLATWTSGEDPLA
- a CDS encoding CidA/LrgA family protein gives rise to the protein MLKGIIILLLFQFIGECIAKFFVLLVPGPVIGMLLLLAFLLIRKGSFISLDNAVSLHLRYLPLLFIPAAMGIITQIDIITKEFWAIAIALFVGTLVALIFAAKFMDFLTTKAEKNEL
- a CDS encoding LrgB family protein; this translates as MNYEALISYIHSTPLTWLIATLAAFKLGIIIYERCNKHTLLQPIIIAYVILLSLIIFTNTSFEEYFKSVEIIHFFLGPATVALALPLYKNLKYIKSLFLPIVLTLFIAGVFSIAIAVTLLWIFGADLPTILSMTTKSITAPIAIITSQQIGGIPSLAVGFVLITGIIGALFGTIVFKLVNIKHDTSKGFALGLVSHGIGTARAIEISEKAAAFGALAMGLSGIFTAIFLPMIITFFK
- a CDS encoding permease, with translation MFEWWNNLSAILVFDILGLVKGTKLGDAVHFFVFDTIKIFILLIVIVYLITFLRSYFPLEKVRVYLSGKNKIVGHILASIFGIITPFCSCSAIPLFLGFLQARIPLGVAFSYLVSAPLSDPVVFALLISMFSWKIAVLYVAFGVIISIVVGLVIGAMNMEKEVLIEVKPLDNISYTEDGTLFKHRIKESWDYSVDIFKKIYLYIIIGVGVGAFIHGFIPEDFISKYAGGDVWYAPIVAVIAGIPMYSNELGILPIIEVLTQKGVLIGTALSFMMAIVALSLPEAMILKRVISIKLIGIFFGVVGIAILLTGYTLNYLVG
- the tkt gene encoding transketolase; its protein translation is MSKQLLQKQADTIRFLAADMVQQANSGHPGAPMGLADIATVLSKHLNVNPADEKWLNRDRLVFSGGHATGLVYSLLHLWGFDVSVNDMKNFRQTHSKTPGHPEYGHTHGIEITTGPLGQGIANAVGFASAAKYAQNILGKEVINHKVYCLCGDGDLQEGISYEATSTAGHLKLDNLVIIYDSNNITIEGEATIAWSENVKKRFQAIDFEVIEIDGHNFEQIDKALVAAKTSTMPVLIIAKTAIAKGAVTMEGSHHSHGAPLGEDEIAKSKEKAGFNPEEKFFVPADVKGAFDKLIVGSIAQNNWNDSLSSEAKAKIAELQNPNFDAVEYPTFEADSSVATRDSNHKILNAIAKAIPGFLGGSADLAPSNKTELMGMGDFPNGRNIHFGIKEHAMAAMANAMNLYGLFRVYSATFFVFSDYLKPSARIAALASIPQHFVWTHDSIGVGEDGPTHQPIEHLTQFRALPNFYTFRPADASENVESWKVALKMKAPTAFVCSRQGLKVLKDERAFGTVANGAYLLKKRDNANITIMASGSELMLALQTSCELEKEGIIANVVSVPCYDLFVEQEQSYIDQVIDKNTRVYAVEAARGLEYYKFADVVFGMDTFGASGPANDLFEEFGFTIPKLKAKIVADFKK
- a CDS encoding arsenate reductase ArsC, with protein sequence MSNSTKKVLILCTGNSCRSIIAEALINAKLEGISADSSGVKASGRVNPNAKKLLEEKGIWKEEYHSKTLDTVINNDYDLIVTVCDHANETCPMFPKPVAKIHVGFEDPDGKGFEAFEATYKEIEEVLLPKVVEALK
- a CDS encoding NAD(P)-dependent oxidoreductase; protein product: MAIGFIGLGNLGTAITIRLSQLGETLVVYNRNIEKIKDLGYEIVSSPKEILQKCDVIFLCLFDSEAVKQILTANNGLLCEELKGKTIIDLTTNHYEEVLEFHKLVNDIGGNYLENPVFGSVAPALKGELTVVSSGKTEVFEAMKPILEKIAKEIFHLPVPSSATKMKLINNLCLGSFMATLAECTALAESCEIPKAKALEILGVGGGQSLVLKAKTQKLIDEDFSAHFSNNAINKDLHLLQDLAYNLKLPLYSACLPKELFSKMKMMGKGEEDFSSIYQLFKNN
- a CDS encoding arsenate reductase ArsC is translated as MKTKVLFICSHNTTRSQMAQALLSKYGGDDFEVLSAGINAGELNPMAVEVISEDENMDISSYTTNNILDYFKEGKHFHYVITVCDEAKKEPCPIFPSLDGVLHWNISSPACNGTYEEKKAKVIQSKDKLKVNILKFIELVKNQHIKAGFPESWHVNHNQRIKNE
- a CDS encoding GNAT family N-acetyltransferase; translated protein: MHKIEEFDFRVAKTEDIPVLCELLWELFSQEVEFTPNKKSQEKALKKIIEDENIGDIFVAVKKNKVIAMVNILYTISTALGEKVAILEDMVVFKEFKNQKIGSNLIEFTLDYLKKNSFKRVTLLTDSDNFNAHNFYKKHKFTKSNMIVFRKSL
- a CDS encoding ArsR/SmtB family transcription factor; amino-acid sequence: MDIFLKTVSALNDETRIKILKFINIYGKCCVCDLENSFEMIQSRLSRHLKILKEAGFLKLEREGRWAYYSIRSPLDEFRLSCIKEIETLQIELPNLKKACETKEND
- a CDS encoding tetratricopeptide repeat protein encodes the protein MKHFVLFFMFSFFIVFNMDVNAKVELSVNEYKIEQQQKSIDELKAEIKELKKEIDDTKEKKIENKKDNESLDKRIGDISGNVDRFGIIAGILGLLITIVSAISGWLGYTKAKTESKEVAKEEAYKVTENWIKNEANKQLQDKIKELEIDAQEKIAEAVKTAKDEIKQQSEAEDLFLQGRSYHLNKEYEIAKEYYNKALEAGHISALNNLGALYCKQGNYEKAEKYYNKALESGDNRALINFGNLYKDQKEYEKAEEFYKKAIDAGYTGALNNLGVLYNEQKEYEKAEEYFKKAIDAGINDALNNLGNLYYGQKEYEKAEDYYKKAIDAGNNSALNNLRILYTEQNEHTKLEELNQKYKI
- a CDS encoding gamma-glutamylcyclotransferase family protein, giving the protein MKETLFVYGTLMPNCPNGHVLENIVGKFVPATVKGNLIDAGWSASMGYPGIKLNENGDTVHGFLFYSDNLINHWEFLDEFEGAEFERFPVTVERFDEFEVDTFVYVLKASVEELKEDIL
- a CDS encoding arsenic transporter, with the protein product MIVASLIFIVTLIFVIWQPRGLQIGTTAVIGAIVALLVGVVSFSDVMIVTNIVWDATLAFIGIIILSMVLDEIGFFEWAALKMAKFSNGNGMLMFIYSILLGAFVSALFANDGAALILTPILLAKMRILQLNMKTIVAFLLAGGFISDSASLPFVFSNLTNIVTANYFSIGFMEYFLNMIVPFIVSVLVSVGFLWLLLRKDIPKVVDITLLKEPKSVIKNMNLFYFSWFFLGFLLCAYFLGDAYDLPISIFALGGAIVFLIIASLSKTVKARHIIKDAPWQVVWFSIGLYIVVYGLKNAGLTDYLTIVLKDLALRGDTIAIIGTGFIAAFLSAIMNNMPTVMIMDIALHDIPNQALAYANIIGCNLGPKMTPFGSLATLLWLHVLAKKGVKIGFWEYSKFGLIITPPVLLLVLLAV